One segment of Tetrapisispora phaffii CBS 4417 chromosome 1, complete genome DNA contains the following:
- the SRN2 gene encoding ESCRT-I subunit protein SRN2 (similar to Saccharomyces cerevisiae SRN2 (YLR119W); ancestral locus Anc_8.315), whose product MNLPNLNEDGKPSTNIPLPNSISILSNSELIDLINLQRDNLANYVTQFNLQSDYKDSIEKLLEELHTLEIKFNELESKKNDTYENLESCQILESQYVKEWQDLNRHIEMNYSSAAIKKI is encoded by the coding sequence ATGAACTTACCAAATTTAAACGAAGATGGAAAACCTTCCACAAATATACCATTACCGAACAGTATCTCCATTTTATCCAATTCGGAATTAATAGATCTTATTAATTTACAGAGGGATAACCTAGCTAATTATGTTACACAATTTAATTTACAATCAGATTATAAGGATagcattgaaaaattattagaagaattgCATACGttagaaattaaatttaatgaattagaaTCCAAAAAGAACGACACCTATGAAAATTTAGAGAGTTGTCAAATATTGGAATCCCAATATGTAAAAGAATGGCAGGATCTTAATAGACATATTGAAATGAACTACAGTTCTGCtgcaataaaaaaaatctag
- the TAF12 gene encoding Taf12p (similar to Saccharomyces cerevisiae TAF12 (YDR145W); ancestral locus Anc_8.323): MSSNSTPTPNANATPASSAQAKLALQQKQLIELTNKFKQLVNEAKAVGENTPRGKELLIQASKLKAIYENFTKQRQAQIQQLQQQQLQQQQLQQQQQQTQNAIRPNTNASNVSNANIVNQSTPVGATPVSTTSSTPNTNTSSNSSTQIANIIKQILTAEQNQQYDNLVKNFLAKRTSIKDKHAFLKQNIDKLTQEINNNSNNNDVNVKKNLEIKRNELITNLKQLSLEFSKIHEEFKNDKKTFYVECAKQNPALQKLLQKSTQQAQQAQQSQGQPSQQTTPQQIPQQAQQSQNAQTQEPQVQTPQSKNANSNNQPNLVPGANPADTTNPDRLPITNVNAAASANVKNNQAKSVIFKQSDPTVPISDNVTLEPTELIPYKSNRPSLTGGAAMSAAALNVPPLTTLPPYEIDTERVMAKRKLRELIKNVGIDEGDGETVIDGDVEELLLDLADDFVTNVTSFACRLAKHRKSENLESRDIQLHLERNWNIRIPGYSGDEIRSTRKWLPTQAFSQKLQSINNDKSNPSNTSKTTAKNSSQASK, from the coding sequence ATGTCTAGCAATTCAACTCCTACTCCCAATGCTAATGCAACTCCTGCATCTTCTGCTCAAGCAAAATTAGCACTGCAACAGAAACAATTAATTGAgttaacaaataaattcaaacaaTTGGTCAATGAAGCAAAAGCGGTTGGTGAAAACACTCCAAGAGGCAAAGAATTGCTAATACAGGCTTCGAAATTGAAGGCTATCtatgaaaattttacaaaacaGAGACAAGCTCAAATACAACAgttacaacaacaacaattgcaacaacaacaattgcaacaacaacagcaacaaaCCCAGAATGCAATACGTCCAAATACTAATGCATCTAATGTTTCAAATGCAAATATTGTAAACCAATCCACTCCGGTTGGAGCTACACCTGTATCGACTACTTCTTCAACACCAAACACAAACACAAgttctaattcttcaacGCAGATTGCTAATATAATCAAACAAATTCTAACTGCTGaacaaaatcaacaatATGATAATTTAGTGAAGAATTTCTTAGCAAAGAGGACATCAATTAAAGATAAGCATGCATTcctaaaacaaaatatcgATAAACTAACACaagaaattaataacaattctaataataatgatgtaAATGTTAAGAAGAACCTAGAgattaaaagaaatgaaCTAATcacaaatttaaaacaattatcATTAGAGTTCAGTAAAATTCatgaagaatttaaaaatgataaaaagaCATTTTACGTTGAATGTGCAAAACAAAACCCAGCGCTACAAAAATTGTTACAGAAGAGCACTCAACAAGCTCAACAGGCTCAACAATCCCAGGGCCAGCCATCGCAACAAACTACCCCTCAACAGATTCCTCAACAAGCTCAACAATCTCAAAATGCTCAAACCCAAGAACCACAGGTCCAAACTCCACAATCGAAGAACGCgaattcaaataatcaaCCCAATTTAGTACCAGGAGCTAATCCAGCTGATACAACAAATCCAGACAGATTACCTATCACAAATGTCAATGCTGCTGCTTCAGCAAATGTCAAAAATAACCAAGCGAAATCAGTAATCTTCAAACAGTCGGATCCAACTGTACCCATTTCAGATAATGTTACTCTTGAACCAACTGAGCTAATTCCATATAAGTCAAATAGGCCATCTCTTACTGGTGGTGCTGCTATGAGTGCAGCTGCATTAAATGTCCCACCGCTAACAACCTTACCTCCATATGAAATTGACACTGAACGTGTTATGGCCAAGCGAAAGTTACgtgaattaattaaaaatgttggTATTGACGAAGGTGATGGTGAAACTGTTATAGACGGTGATGTCGAAGAGCTATTGCTTGATCTTGCTGATGATTTTGTCACAAATGTTACTAGTTTTGCTTGTAGATTGGCTAAACATAGAAAGTCTGAAAATCTAGAGTCAAGAGACATACAATTACATTTAGAGAGAAATTGGAATATTAGAATTCCGGGATACTCGGGTGATGAAATTAGAAGTACTAGAAAATGGCTTCCAACACAAGCTTTCTCACAAAAATTACAATctattaataatgacaaaTCCAACCCATCAAACACTTCCAAGACAACTGCAAAAAATAGTTCGCAAGCTTCTAAATAG
- the TPHA0A01570 gene encoding putative amidotransferase (similar to Saccharomyces cerevisiae YLR126C; ancestral locus Anc_8.320) translates to MKVAIFYTDHDNEWTKPYGNFVDMCSRLLNSSTREKEMEYIVYNSYGGEIPSYLELAEDGIDNILITGSRYDSFDRSKEWINKLRDLIYEIVVTNGNTSNIRLCGICFGHQIIANALNYEVKRNPLGDEFGLFEITLNETGLKLFEDIIEPGDNKLMLAEFHSDIVTCSKNTDGDDDRIELENWGSTDKSPIQGFYLKNKLLTFQGHPEFTNEVVLNGLKFKVRDENKVKAGMAIEKNHGVSCNKIIMKLFEGKI, encoded by the coding sequence ATGAAGGTTGCTATATTTTACACTGACCATGATAATGAATGGACTAAACCATATGGTAATTTTGTCGACATGTGTTCTCGATTGTTGAATAGTAGTACTCGAGAGAAGGAGATGGAGTATATTGTTTACAATTCGTATGGAGGCGAGATACCTAGCTATTTAGAATTGGCAGAGGATGGTATTGATAACATATTAATCACTGGCTCTAGATATGATTCATTTGATAGAAGTAAAGAATggattaataaattaagaGATTTGATTTATGAAATTGTAGTTACCAATGGGAATACCAGTAACATTAGACTATGTGGTATTTGTTTCGGACATCAGATCATCGCCAATGCATTGAATTATGAAGTGAAAAGAAACCCGTTAGGCGATGAGTTTggattatttgaaattactTTGAATGAAACTggtttaaaattatttgaagatatCATTGAACCTGGGGATAATAAACTGATGTTAGCGGAATTCCATAGTGATATTGTTACGTGTTCTAAGAATACAGACGGCGACGATGATCGAATTGAATTGGAGAATTGGGGATCGACCGACAAATCGCCGATTCAAGggttttatttaaagaataaattattaacatttCAAGGACATCCTGAATTCACTAATGAAGTTGTTTTAAATGGTTTAAAATTCAAAGTAAGAGACGAAAACAAGGTCAAAGCTGGAATGgctattgaaaaaaatcacGGCGTATCATGtaataaaatcatcatgaaattatttgaaggaAAAATATAG
- the TML25 gene encoding palmitoyl-(protein) hydrolase (similar to Saccharomyces cerevisiae YLR118C; ancestral locus Anc_8.314) — MSAIKVAAKIQPAKQALIFFHGLGDSGSGFSFLAEILQRDPAFSHTKFIFPNAPEIPITVNGGQEMPGWFDILDWNLGSNNVDRIRFSASLKGLENYVQEEINDGIEPANIVVGGFSQGASLTLAASVSLPIKIGGFVALSGFCFNEKFLNEVKNTNNLQTPVFHGHGTADQVVPYQIAELSRDYFKSNCNMNDYKFQTYNGLQHSTCPEEMKDLVVFLKGALNVQDI, encoded by the coding sequence ATGTCAGCCATTAAAGTCGCTGCTAAAATTCAACCAGCAAAGCAAGCtttgatttttttccaTGGTTTAGGTGACTCAGGAAGTGGGTTTTCATTTCTAGCAGAAATTCTTCAAAGAGATCCAGCATTTTCTCACACAAAATTCATCTTTCCAAATGCTCCAGAAATTCCTATCACTGTGAATGGTGGACAAGAAATGCCAGGTTGGTTCGATATTTTAGATTGGAACCTAGGGAGCAACAATGTTGACAGAATTCGTTTCTCTGCTTCTTTAAAAGGACTGGAAAATTACGTGcaagaagaaattaacGATGGTATAGAACCAGCCAATATAGTGGTTGGTGGATTTTCACAAGGTGCTTCATTAACTCTCGCTGCATCAGTCAGTTTACCTATTAAAATTGGTGGTTTCGTGGCCTTGTCAggattttgttttaatgagaaatttttgaatgaaGTCAAGAACACAAATAACTTACAAACTCCAGTGTTCCACGGACATGGTACTGCCGATCAAGTAGTGCCATATCAAATAGCTGAACTGTCAAGAGATTACTTTAAATCCAACTGTAATATGAACgattataaatttcaaacttACAACGGTCTTCAACATAGTACATGTCCAGAAGAAATGAAAGATCTAGTCGTCTTCTTAAAGGGAGCGCTGAATGTAcaagatatataa
- the TPHA0A01580 gene encoding pepsin-like aspartic protease (similar to Saccharomyces cerevisiae MKC7 (YDR144C) and YPS1 (YLR120C); ancestral locus Anc_8.318), which produces MKVLNSNSVVYAAVLLSDLSNGLSLFGNKKPQLTKRDGSEIDNFIKFKFDKSYGDSYKNSSKRNKPKLDIVKRDGYEEIELKNESSFYSIKLSIGTPAQNVTVLIDTGSSDLWVTGSDNPLCSSDDATFTGSDGSSQSSIDCSLYGTFDIDDSSSFTSNDTSFAITYGDGSYALGNWGQDVLSLQDIDVTGLSFAVANYTNSTVGVLGIGLPSLEATYSGSLAGSNPYQYDNLPLVLRNSGAVKSYAYSLFLNDEDSSEGSILFGGVDHSKYEGTLNTLPLVNYQKSSGFQSPYEFDITLQGLGISTSSKNTTVSDTQIVALLDSGTTLTYLPVTLTSLLAAELNASYSARLGYYTMSCPSSSDSTEIVFDFGGFHINVPLTSFIVTSSMNVCILGIIPRSGDQAILGDSFLQHAYVVYDLENLEISLAQAKYGSSSEDIEAIVSSVPSAVRAASYSNTWSTAATINSGGDIFTVSTTASNGTTSSGSSTRSSTSSRRTGTATSSSTGSAKDSSASSLRPSSSTIDSVSGSSGSSSSTSSTSISNSATTLASTTRSSSTSSSLSTSTSSSRTSSSNSNSNGSNIIVPSFITILASLFYFI; this is translated from the coding sequence ATGAAAGTGTTGAATTCAAATAGCGTTGTTTATGCTGCTGTGTTACTTAGCGATTTATCTAATGGTTTATCTCTGTTTGGTAACAAGAAACCACAATTGACTAAAAGAGATGGTTctgaaattgataattttattaaatttaaattcgATAAATCTTATGGTGATTCTTATAAGAACTcttcaaaaagaaataaaccTAAATTAGATATTGTCAAAAGAGATGGTTATGAAGAAATcgaattgaaaaatgagTCTTCTTTctattcaattaaattgtCTATAGGTACTCCTGCGCAAAATGTTACAGTTCTAATCGACACAGGTTCTTCGGATCTATGGGTCACTGGTTCAGATAATCCATTATGTTCTTCGGATGATGCTACGTTCACTGGCTCAGATGGTAGTTCGCAATCCTCTATTGATTGTAGTTTGTACGGTACTTTTGACATTGATGATTCATCATCCTTCACTTCAAATGACACCAGTTTTGCTATTACTTATGGTGATGGTAGTTATGCTCTGGGCAATTGGGGTCAAGATGTTTTAAGTTTGCAAGATATAGATGTCACTGGTTTGTCATTCGCTGTTGCAAACTACACAAACTCTACCGTCGGTGTCTTGGGTATCGGTTTACCAAGTTTGGAAGCCACTTATTCAGGTTCTTTAGCAGGATCAAATCCCTATCAATATGATAATTTGCCATTAGTCTTGAGAAACTCAGGAGCTGTTAAATCATATGCTTACTCTCtgtttttaaatgatgagGATTCAAGCGAGGGTTCCATCTTATTTGGTGGTGTCGATcattcaaaatatgaagGTACTTTAAACACTCTGCCATTAGtcaattatcaaaaatcaAGTGGTTTCCAGTCACCATATGAATTCGATATTACTTTACAAGGTTTAGGTATCAGTACCTCTTCCAAAAATACCACCGTATCTGATACCCAAATTGTCGCTCTATTGGATTCTGGTACTACCTTAACGTATTTACCAGTTACATTAACCTCTTTATTAGCTGCCGAATTAAATGCAAGTTATTCTGCAAGACTAGGTTACTATACTATGTCCTGTCCAAGCTCTTCTGACTCTACTGAAATCgtttttgattttggtGGTTTCCACATCAACGTCCCATTAACAAGTTTCATTGTTACTTCTTCTATGAATGTTTGTATTTTGGGTATTATACCACGTTCCGGTGATCAAGCTATTTTAGGTGATTCTTTCTTACAACATGCTTATGTCGTCTATGATTTAGAGAATTTAGAAATTTCACTGGCTCAAGCTAAATATGGTTCTTCTTCTGAAGACATTGAAGCCATTGTTTCTTCTGTTCCAAGTGCTGTGAGAGCAGCTAGTTATTCCAACACTTGGAGTACTGCTGCTACCATTAATAGTGGTGGTGACATTTTCACCGTCTCAACTACTGCTTCTAACGGAACTACCAGTAGCGGCAGCAGTACAAGAAGCTCGACATCTTCAAGAAGAACAGGAACGGCTACTTCTTCAAGCACAGGCTCGGCTAAAGATAGTTCTGCTTCATCGCTTAGGCCTAGCTCATCTACAATCGATAGTGTATCTGGCAGCTCtggcagcagcagcagcacCAGCTCTACTTCTATAAGTAATTCAGCTACCACATTAGCTTCAACTACTCGTTCTTCATCTACTTCGTCTTCCTTATCTACTTCAACATCAAGTTCCCGTACAAGTTCTTCGAATAGCAATTCAAATGGTTCAAACATAATTGTCCCTTCTTTTATTACGATTTTAGCATCccttttttattttatctaG